The genomic interval GTTTGTTCAAATTCTTGCTCTAAAAGAGCGTATTTATTTTGAAGTTCTTGAAAATCTTTTTCTATATTTGAATTTATTTCAGTTGATTTTTCTATTGTTTTCATAGATTAATTATATCATATTTTAAGGAAAATAGATACTAAAATATTTCGTTTATATATTGAATTTTCAACATTTACAGAGGTTTTATTTTGTCTATTTAAAAAGTTTAAAACTATATTATTATTCGTTCTTTGACAATCTTATGAGCACTTTTTTGACTGATTGATAAACCATCTAGCAACCATCTAAACTCTCTATCTCCAACTATTAAAGTTTTAGAATTTTGATCATCAGGCCATTTAAATACACCTTTTTCTAATCTTTTGTAGTGCATCCAAAAGCCGTTTAGATCCCATACTAAGATTTTAATTTTATCTCGTTTTTTATTACAGAATACGAATAGGCTTCTTGAAAATGGATCAAGGTCAAAGCTTTCCTGTACAAGAATGGATAATCCGTCAATAGATTTTCTTAAATCAGTATAC from Deferribacterota bacterium carries:
- the tnpB gene encoding IS66 family insertion sequence element accessory protein TnpB (TnpB, as the term is used for proteins encoded by IS66 family insertion elements, is considered an accessory protein, since TnpC, encoded by a neighboring gene, is a DDE family transposase.), with amino-acid sequence MLNKGTSQIYLALGYTDLRKSIDGLSILVQESFDLDPFSRSLFVFCNKKRDKIKILVWDLNGFWMHYKRLEKGVFKWPDDQNSKTLIVGDREFRWLLDGLSISQKSAHKIVKERIII